The Pogona vitticeps strain Pit_001003342236 chromosome 6, PviZW2.1, whole genome shotgun sequence genome contains a region encoding:
- the FIGNL1 gene encoding fidgetin-like protein 1 isoform X4, whose product MPRLGSHASSLWTGSIRLGPAVKRYLVDNDLPLKALLLMDNAPAHPPGLEDDLLEEFSFIKIMFLPPNTTPVLQPMDQQVIVNFKKRYTKELFRCCFEVTDTTNLTLLEFWREHFDIVICLKLITTAWDGISQRNLNSAWLNLWPECVATGVSAPAPESRVMEDIVALGRNMDFEVTEDICELVEGHNQDLSTQELVELQAEATEEQEEEPGEEQLSTSELKLLHQ is encoded by the coding sequence AtgccaaggcttgggtcacacgcGTCCTcattgtggactgggtcaatcagaCTTGGCCCAGCAGTCAAGCGGTACCTGGTGGACAatgacctgccactgaaggccctgctcctgatggacaatgctcctgcccatcctccaggccttgaggacgaCTTGTTGGAGGAGTTCAGCTTCATCAAGATCATGTTTCTGCCGCCTAATACCACCCCGGTACTCCAGCCGATGGACCAGCAGGTCATTGTGAACTTCAAGAAGAGGTACACCAAGGAGCTTTTCCGGTGCTGCTTCGAGGTGACCGATACCACCAACCTCACCTTGCTTGAATTTTGGAGGGAGCACTTTGACATCGTCATCTGTCTGAAGTTGATCACCACGGCCTGGGACGGGATCAGCCAGAGGAACCTGAACTCTGCTTGGCTCAACCTCTGGCCAGAATGTGTGGCAACTGGTGTTTCTGCGCCTGCACCAGAGTCCAGAGTGATGGAGGACATTGTGGCCTTGGGGAGGAACATGGACTTCGAGGTCACAGAGGACATCTGcgaactggtggagggccacaACCAGGAtctgtccacccaggagctggtcgagctgcaggcagaggctacggaggagcaggaagaagaaccaggggaggaacagctgtccaccagTGAACTGAAGCTCTTGCACCAGTAG